One Echinicola strongylocentroti DNA window includes the following coding sequences:
- a CDS encoding DUF5703 domain-containing protein yields MKRPFLIVFSLFWLGITSSIAQSLSAYDPVWTTMSKNASESMPLGGGDIGMNVWVEDGELLFYFSRSGTFDEHNTLLKLGRVRVSFTPNPFDGDDIFRQELNLQEGNIKLTGKTGGKEVTINLWVDVFRPVIHVEVDGDTPTYMDVAYENWRYKNRPVKGAANNANSYKWAPQGEVITYQDSIGFQDSSVLFYHQNRANTVFDVAVEQQKMASVKGQMMNPLSNLIFGGVLEGGNLIRQSVKNGVYQDTDFKAFPLKSISPRKHHSFEIYLHTAQTRSVEKWKSGLDSLVQTAKTASPEARKNTTAWWKGYWKRSYVITDPQQKAANDTVWQIGRNYQLFRYMLGCNAYGSYPTKFNGGLFTVDPVYTKPDMPFTPDHRNWGGGTMTAQNQRLVYFPMLRSGDFDLMKPQFDFYLRLLKNAELRSQVYWGHEGASFTEQIENFGLPNPAEYNWKRPDDYDPGMQYNAWLEYQWDTVLEFCLMMLEQERYADKDISEYIPFIESCLRFFDQHYQYLAQQRGAKTLDENGDLVLYPGSANETYKMAYNANSTISALQTVLKRLIASPSVTSAAKWQEMLERIPPLNFREINGHRMLAPAKLWERINNTEVPQLYPVYPWGIYGIGRPDLQIAINTYQYDPDALKFRSHIGWKQDNIFAARLGLTAEAAKWTLKKMGDSERRFPTFWGPGFDWVPDHNWGGSGMIGMQEMLLQTDGDNIYLFPAWPKDWDVQFKLHAPRQTTVEGVLEDGKLKELNVLPKEREADIVNMLGWDLEKKAGFK; encoded by the coding sequence ATGAAGCGACCCTTTCTGATTGTCTTTAGTCTTTTTTGGCTCGGAATAACCTCAAGTATTGCCCAAAGCCTATCGGCATACGATCCGGTGTGGACTACCATGAGCAAAAATGCCAGTGAATCCATGCCCTTGGGCGGTGGAGATATTGGGATGAATGTTTGGGTAGAAGATGGCGAACTGTTGTTTTATTTTTCCAGAAGCGGGACATTTGATGAGCACAATACCTTGTTGAAACTGGGCAGGGTGAGGGTTTCCTTTACGCCCAATCCATTTGATGGAGATGATATATTTCGTCAAGAACTTAACCTCCAAGAAGGAAATATAAAGCTTACTGGAAAGACCGGTGGCAAAGAGGTAACTATCAATTTATGGGTGGATGTATTCCGTCCCGTTATTCATGTGGAAGTGGATGGTGATACGCCTACTTATATGGATGTAGCTTATGAGAACTGGCGCTACAAAAACCGACCGGTAAAAGGAGCTGCCAATAATGCCAATTCCTACAAGTGGGCACCGCAGGGAGAAGTCATCACCTATCAAGACAGCATTGGTTTTCAGGACAGCAGCGTGTTGTTTTACCATCAAAATCGAGCAAATACGGTGTTTGATGTGGCGGTGGAGCAACAAAAAATGGCATCTGTAAAGGGACAGATGATGAATCCACTCAGCAACCTTATTTTTGGAGGAGTGTTAGAAGGGGGCAATTTAATTCGCCAAAGCGTGAAAAACGGTGTTTATCAAGACACTGATTTCAAAGCTTTTCCGCTAAAAAGCATTAGCCCCAGAAAGCATCATTCATTTGAGATTTACCTTCATACAGCTCAAACTAGGTCGGTGGAGAAGTGGAAGTCAGGACTGGACAGTTTGGTGCAAACGGCAAAAACAGCTTCTCCCGAGGCCAGAAAAAACACCACGGCTTGGTGGAAGGGTTACTGGAAACGGAGCTATGTGATCACTGATCCCCAACAAAAAGCCGCCAATGACACTGTTTGGCAGATTGGTAGAAATTACCAGCTCTTTCGCTATATGCTTGGCTGCAATGCTTACGGCAGTTACCCAACCAAATTCAATGGAGGACTATTTACCGTTGACCCGGTATATACGAAACCAGACATGCCTTTTACCCCAGACCATCGCAACTGGGGCGGGGGGACGATGACCGCGCAGAACCAACGGCTAGTGTACTTCCCCATGCTTCGATCAGGTGATTTTGACCTGATGAAGCCACAGTTTGACTTTTACCTGCGCCTGCTGAAGAATGCTGAGCTGAGAAGCCAGGTTTATTGGGGACATGAGGGAGCGAGCTTTACGGAGCAAATCGAAAATTTTGGATTGCCCAACCCAGCGGAATACAATTGGAAACGACCGGATGATTATGACCCAGGAATGCAGTACAATGCTTGGCTGGAATATCAGTGGGATACCGTATTGGAGTTTTGCCTGATGATGCTGGAGCAAGAGCGGTATGCTGACAAGGATATTTCCGAATATATTCCTTTTATAGAAAGCTGTTTACGGTTTTTCGATCAGCACTATCAATACTTGGCTCAGCAAAGGGGAGCCAAAACCCTTGACGAAAACGGGGATTTGGTATTATACCCAGGATCAGCTAACGAAACCTATAAAATGGCTTACAATGCGAATTCGACCATTTCAGCCCTTCAGACGGTATTGAAAAGGTTGATTGCTTCTCCATCAGTAACTAGCGCCGCAAAGTGGCAAGAGATGCTAGAGAGAATCCCGCCACTGAACTTCAGGGAAATCAACGGCCACCGTATGTTGGCCCCGGCCAAGCTGTGGGAACGCATTAATAACACCGAGGTGCCGCAGTTGTATCCTGTTTATCCATGGGGTATTTACGGGATAGGCCGCCCCGACCTACAGATCGCCATCAACACTTATCAATATGATCCTGACGCCCTCAAGTTCAGAAGCCACATTGGCTGGAAGCAAGACAATATCTTCGCTGCTCGATTGGGACTGACGGCAGAAGCTGCCAAGTGGACGTTGAAGAAGATGGGAGATTCCGAGAGGCGCTTCCCCACATTTTGGGGACCGGGATTTGACTGGGTACCAGACCATAACTGGGGAGGATCTGGCATGATCGGCATGCAGGAAATGCTATTGCAGACCGATGGTGATAATATCTACCTTTTCCCTGCTTGGCCAAAAGACTGGGATGTACAATTCAAATTACATGCTCCCCGTCAAACGACCGTGGAAGGCGTATTGGAAGATGGCAAACTAAAAGAATTGAACGTCTTGCCCAAGGAACGGGAGGCGGATATTGTGAATATGCTGGGATGGGATTTAGAAAAGAAGGCAGGTTTTAAGTAG
- a CDS encoding LytTR family transcriptional regulator DNA-binding domain-containing protein has translation MKYLFLKNETEAANIPMDTILSLEVKDYYLSCHTVCGRDFSCSRVLNEIEGELPAHFVRINRNTIVNLRKVQLVNFKERTVYMNENLAYQMAIRRMKTIRNAINEYESDRHDFGR, from the coding sequence ATGAAATATCTTTTCTTGAAAAATGAAACAGAGGCAGCCAATATCCCTATGGATACGATCCTTTCACTTGAGGTAAAGGACTATTATTTGTCCTGTCACACCGTTTGTGGCCGTGATTTTAGCTGTAGTAGGGTACTAAATGAAATAGAGGGAGAGCTGCCCGCTCACTTTGTACGGATCAATAGGAATACCATCGTGAACTTGCGAAAGGTACAATTGGTCAATTTTAAGGAAAGAACCGTTTATATGAACGAAAATTTGGCCTATCAGATGGCGATAAGGAGAATGAAGACGATACGAAATGCAATCAATGAATATGAATCAGATAGACACGATTTTGGCAGATAA
- a CDS encoding septal ring lytic transglycosylase RlpA family protein yields MKKIVFLSLLLSVLVVEELLAQSPVLGVDSTLVIEEGIASYYGRFFHNRRTANGEVFDMEGMTAAHKNLPFGTMVRVTNLKNGKEIIVKVNDRLPQNSKRSIDLAKGAARKIGMIQMGLAPVAISVLKPAAMARLMDYYEDDAPGDLRLRMYYKPIAVDKDTTVIFAWPFDPLAF; encoded by the coding sequence ATGAAGAAAATAGTGTTTCTGTCCCTGTTATTGAGTGTGTTAGTGGTGGAGGAGCTGTTGGCGCAGTCGCCTGTTTTGGGGGTGGATTCTACATTGGTCATTGAAGAAGGGATAGCGAGCTATTATGGGAGGTTTTTCCATAACCGGAGGACCGCCAATGGAGAAGTTTTTGATATGGAAGGGATGACCGCTGCCCATAAAAACCTCCCCTTTGGCACTATGGTACGGGTCACCAACCTGAAAAATGGAAAAGAGATCATTGTCAAAGTAAATGACCGTCTTCCCCAAAACTCCAAACGAAGCATTGATCTGGCAAAAGGAGCAGCAAGAAAGATAGGGATGATCCAAATGGGCCTAGCACCGGTAGCGATAAGTGTCCTGAAACCAGCAGCGATGGCACGGCTGATGGATTATTATGAGGACGATGCGCCTGGCGATTTACGCTTGAGGATGTACTATAAACCCATAGCGGTAGATAAGGATACCACCGTTATTTTCGCCTGGCCTTTTGACCCTCTAGCTTTTTGA
- a CDS encoding AAA family ATPase: MIPVQLEIEGLYSYKEKQTIDFTQLTGAGLFGIFGSVGSGKSSILEAVLLALYGTTERLASKGEKNSMVNLQSPGIAIHFEFQAGKNNAKTYKASYIAKRNTKNFDDVKPATHTFYEKTTEGWLPLDEKGEALVGMKMDHFRQTVIIPQGKFREFIEQKPKDRAEMMKELFGLERFDLAGKTKQLLSVEKEKKIKLETQLEGLAAFTKDALQASEGQLHQLTDQKQKETQQLSQKEQQLNSILAVKEKAEQLIQLKKQMEESDRLLPTFQQKRTQLKQYQTALAYVKPLLDQFQELEIDLEKYRVSVTDCERFKTRFEQEIEEKNARYHKLYQDYSHKGEKEARIRDLLQIKELNKLSAEKASLQQNLEQLAQQNSTQQEHKDKWVLQIDQTEKAMEQLDVPDMAQVSKLETALLELRQLEERSALLTGQLKGLAEEIKSTQSAKEQVLQGVGLQEADFTSAIQKTTKLLQQAQKDREHLLQQQGLYVYAHQLKDGEACPLCGALEHPEPLEHHFDEKMLNKTDDSIQQFGQRLEALRAAQSTYEKLLLTLENTQKSHLEKQQEADQVQQRIQYLLKENDAKNGATTIEQQLETAKTALKKEKTLQQQLKSLLADQKAFLAKSEQDLVKYQEADQQVKTLQTKIETKLGEVNFPDLLEKYRTASGHKIDEDIAKVKHYLDDLEVNLPRAQDALNEARQQQTTNLANLKTYQDRLAEVKVKLEKTEESLSLALAQHDFANAATVKDLLAKQLDPAKLEEEIKVFDRQRDIILAKMKELQADEAVAGYDQALFTTIQEEYQTAKSTLEATQKRVALLQKEIEDIHSKLEEKTRLKKEFQQVENRESNLKELYGLFQGSGFVKYVSNIYLKELVQTANIRFMQLSKNSLTLEVDESNTFWVKDHLNGGKKRLLKTLSGGQTFQASLCLALALAEKVKSLNRADQSFFFLDEGFGALDKNALRTVFETLKSLRHEKRIVGIISHVEELQQEIGVYAQVELDPEKGSQVTYSF, encoded by the coding sequence ATGATTCCTGTACAACTGGAAATTGAAGGATTATATTCTTACAAGGAAAAACAGACCATCGACTTCACCCAGCTTACCGGCGCCGGGCTTTTTGGTATTTTCGGGTCTGTGGGAAGTGGTAAGTCTTCTATTTTGGAAGCTGTCTTGCTGGCACTCTATGGCACCACCGAAAGGCTCGCCAGCAAGGGCGAAAAAAACAGCATGGTTAACCTCCAGAGCCCGGGCATTGCCATCCACTTTGAATTCCAAGCAGGAAAAAATAATGCAAAAACCTACAAGGCGTCCTACATCGCCAAGAGAAATACCAAGAATTTTGATGATGTAAAGCCGGCCACCCACACTTTCTATGAAAAGACCACTGAGGGCTGGCTACCACTGGATGAAAAAGGCGAAGCGCTGGTGGGAATGAAAATGGACCACTTCCGCCAGACGGTCATCATTCCCCAAGGAAAATTCAGGGAGTTTATCGAACAAAAGCCCAAAGACCGTGCGGAAATGATGAAGGAGCTTTTTGGTTTGGAGCGGTTTGACCTGGCCGGAAAAACCAAGCAGTTGCTTTCGGTAGAAAAGGAAAAGAAAATCAAACTCGAAACCCAGCTGGAGGGACTGGCGGCATTTACCAAAGACGCTCTCCAAGCCTCCGAAGGTCAGTTACACCAGCTTACCGACCAAAAGCAGAAAGAAACCCAACAGCTCTCACAAAAAGAGCAGCAGCTCAACAGCATTCTGGCAGTAAAGGAAAAGGCGGAACAGCTTATCCAGCTCAAAAAACAAATGGAGGAATCGGACCGCCTGCTGCCGACATTCCAGCAAAAGCGAACCCAACTCAAGCAATACCAAACGGCATTGGCGTATGTAAAGCCACTGCTTGACCAGTTTCAAGAATTGGAAATTGACCTAGAAAAATACCGGGTAAGTGTGACCGACTGCGAGCGATTCAAAACACGCTTCGAGCAGGAAATCGAAGAGAAAAATGCCCGCTATCACAAGCTTTATCAAGACTACAGTCATAAAGGCGAAAAGGAAGCCCGTATCCGCGACTTGCTCCAAATCAAGGAACTCAATAAGCTCTCTGCGGAAAAAGCTTCCCTACAACAAAATCTCGAGCAGCTTGCCCAGCAAAACAGTACCCAACAAGAGCATAAAGACAAGTGGGTGCTCCAAATAGATCAAACCGAAAAAGCGATGGAGCAACTGGATGTTCCTGACATGGCCCAGGTCAGCAAACTGGAAACAGCCCTCCTTGAACTTCGTCAACTAGAGGAAAGGTCTGCCCTTCTGACCGGGCAGCTAAAAGGCCTCGCTGAAGAAATCAAATCCACCCAAAGCGCAAAAGAGCAAGTCCTGCAGGGAGTCGGTCTCCAAGAGGCAGATTTTACCTCTGCCATTCAGAAAACCACCAAGCTACTCCAACAGGCACAAAAAGACCGCGAACACCTCCTGCAGCAACAGGGCCTATATGTCTACGCCCACCAGTTGAAGGATGGAGAAGCTTGTCCGCTTTGCGGGGCCTTGGAGCATCCCGAGCCACTGGAGCATCACTTTGATGAGAAAATGCTGAACAAAACGGACGATTCCATCCAGCAATTCGGTCAACGGCTGGAAGCATTGCGCGCTGCGCAGTCAACCTATGAAAAATTGCTCTTAACCCTGGAAAACACCCAGAAAAGCCACCTCGAAAAACAACAGGAAGCCGACCAAGTCCAGCAACGCATCCAATATTTGCTAAAAGAAAATGATGCTAAAAATGGGGCGACTACCATTGAGCAGCAATTAGAAACAGCCAAAACAGCCCTGAAAAAGGAGAAAACCCTCCAACAGCAGCTCAAATCATTGCTGGCAGACCAAAAGGCATTTTTGGCCAAATCAGAACAAGACTTGGTAAAATACCAAGAAGCCGACCAGCAGGTAAAAACCCTTCAGACCAAAATCGAAACCAAGCTGGGCGAAGTGAATTTTCCTGACCTATTGGAAAAATACAGAACGGCCAGTGGCCATAAAATCGACGAAGACATTGCCAAGGTAAAGCACTACCTGGATGACTTGGAAGTAAACTTGCCGAGGGCCCAAGATGCCCTAAACGAAGCGCGGCAACAACAAACCACCAACTTGGCAAACCTGAAAACGTACCAAGATCGACTGGCAGAAGTAAAGGTCAAGCTGGAAAAAACAGAAGAATCCCTTTCCCTTGCCTTGGCACAGCATGATTTTGCCAATGCCGCCACTGTCAAAGACCTGCTGGCCAAACAGCTGGATCCTGCCAAGCTGGAAGAGGAAATCAAGGTCTTTGACAGGCAGCGTGACATCATACTGGCAAAGATGAAAGAGTTACAAGCAGATGAGGCAGTCGCAGGGTATGACCAAGCGCTGTTCACCACCATCCAAGAAGAATATCAAACGGCAAAGTCCACCTTGGAGGCCACCCAAAAACGCGTCGCTCTCCTCCAAAAAGAAATCGAGGACATCCACTCCAAACTGGAAGAAAAAACACGCCTAAAGAAGGAGTTTCAACAGGTAGAAAATCGCGAAAGCAACCTAAAAGAGCTGTATGGGCTTTTTCAGGGAAGTGGCTTTGTAAAATACGTTTCCAACATTTACCTCAAAGAGCTGGTACAAACTGCCAATATCCGCTTCATGCAGCTATCCAAAAACAGCCTGACCCTGGAAGTGGATGAAAGCAATACTTTCTGGGTAAAAGACCACCTCAATGGCGGCAAAAAAAGACTCCTCAAAACCCTGTCGGGCGGCCAAACCTTCCAAGCGTCCCTGTGTCTGGCATTGGCCTTGGCCGAAAAGGTGAAATCCCTGAACCGCGCGGACCAGAGCTTCTTCTTCTTGGATGAAGGATTTGGGGCTTTGGACAAAAATGCGCTGAGAACGGTATTCGAAACACTCAAATCCCTAAGGCATGAAAAAAGGATCGTTGGGATAATCTCTCACGTAGAAGAACTGCAGCAGGAAATCGGTGTGTATGCACAAGTGGAGCTTGATCCAGAAAAGGGCAGCCAAGTAACGTATTCTTTCTAA
- a CDS encoding bestrophin family protein, whose translation MIITHDIRLSRIIKGTWKNTIFVAVTCSMAYFFYWYFIQYHFEMPSIIPTILGTALAFFIGFNNNQSYDRWWEARKIWGALVNSSRTWARHILHFPTANARIKGQHLELLKEYAIKRHIAFLYALKEKLRGTDDSEYKKYLIQSDIDIIENESNKHNAILSLQTMELKTWRKEQLIDGFEFLELNREITRFCDEMGKAERIKNTVFPTSYNYYTKAFIWLFNIAFTLAVAPTVGWRAILFGTIIGYVFHTIHFIGQAILNPFEPIPTGIPLDQITRSIEINLLEMIHEEHIPDPVSPINDEYVM comes from the coding sequence ATGATCATTACCCATGACATCCGATTAAGCAGAATCATAAAAGGTACTTGGAAAAATACGATCTTTGTGGCGGTGACTTGTTCGATGGCTTACTTTTTCTATTGGTACTTTATCCAATACCACTTCGAAATGCCCTCCATCATCCCCACTATCCTAGGGACAGCCTTGGCCTTTTTTATAGGTTTTAATAATAATCAGTCCTATGACCGCTGGTGGGAGGCACGAAAAATATGGGGTGCCCTGGTCAATAGCTCCCGTACATGGGCCAGACACATCCTCCACTTCCCCACTGCCAATGCCCGTATCAAAGGACAACACTTGGAATTACTAAAGGAATATGCCATCAAACGACACATCGCCTTTCTCTATGCCCTAAAAGAAAAACTACGCGGTACCGATGATAGTGAGTACAAAAAGTACCTCATTCAAAGCGACATCGATATTATCGAAAACGAAAGCAATAAACACAATGCCATCCTCAGCCTACAAACCATGGAACTCAAGACCTGGCGAAAAGAACAGCTTATCGATGGCTTTGAATTCTTGGAACTCAACAGGGAAATCACCCGGTTTTGTGATGAGATGGGCAAGGCAGAGCGGATCAAAAACACCGTCTTTCCCACCTCTTATAATTACTATACCAAAGCCTTTATTTGGCTTTTCAACATCGCCTTTACACTGGCAGTAGCCCCTACGGTAGGCTGGCGGGCGATTCTTTTTGGCACCATCATCGGCTATGTTTTCCACACCATTCACTTTATCGGCCAAGCCATTTTAAATCCATTTGAGCCCATCCCCACCGGAATCCCCCTAGACCAAATCACCCGCTCCATCGAAATCAATCTACTGGAAATGATCCACGAAGAGCACATCCCAGATCCCGTCAGCCCCATCAATGACGAATATGTGATGTAG
- a CDS encoding aceric acid hydrolase, which produces MNLKYVIAGIGLGIFSHQTGIAQEKALVDNSQSPHAKLKSINLQDVTWTDGFWGEKFKISKENTLPFMWDLYHDADKNHAVRNFEIAAGEMKGKHDGPSFHDGDFYKVFEGMAALYAETQDPKLDEQMDETIALIAETQREDGYLHTPVLIEERWGTLGDEYLQKQLGFEKYNMGHLMTAACVHYRATGKDNFLQVAMGVADFLYDFYKEASPELARNAICPSHYMGVVEMYRTTDDERYLELAKNLIDIRGKTSDGTDDNQDRVPFREQTEAMGHAVRANYLYAGVADLYAETGEEKLLENLESIWEDVVHRKMYVTGGCGALYDGVSPNGTSYNPTEVQKIHQAYGKPYELPNAAAHNETCANIGNVLWNWRMLQLTGEAKYMDVIELNLYNSILSGISLQGTEFFYTNPLSAKKDLPYHLRWPNTREGYIALSNCCPPNVARTLAEVANYAYNTSEEGLFVNLYGSNELNTTLPNGQELVVNQSTSYPWDGAISLDFEKVPTDDFSVFMRIPGWCNQASLVVNGEKQHTELAAGQYAAITRKWKKGDQVTLTLEMPVQYLEANPLVEEARGQVAVKRGPVVYCVESMDLPEGRSVDDVVISLSEQLSPEKFTIGNSELVSLSGQVYYQSEDDWQNQLYREVSASAYEKGNIRLIPYYSWANRGDGEMMVWLPYERK; this is translated from the coding sequence ATGAACCTAAAATATGTAATCGCAGGAATTGGGTTGGGTATATTTTCGCACCAAACAGGGATAGCTCAGGAAAAGGCCTTGGTCGATAATTCCCAAAGTCCCCATGCCAAGCTAAAAAGTATCAACCTTCAGGATGTGACCTGGACAGATGGTTTTTGGGGGGAGAAATTCAAGATCAGCAAGGAAAATACCTTGCCATTTATGTGGGATTTGTACCATGATGCGGATAAAAACCACGCGGTAAGGAATTTTGAAATTGCCGCTGGTGAAATGAAAGGCAAGCATGACGGTCCTTCGTTCCATGATGGAGATTTTTACAAGGTTTTTGAAGGTATGGCCGCTCTATATGCGGAAACCCAAGATCCCAAACTCGACGAGCAGATGGATGAAACGATTGCACTGATCGCTGAGACACAACGGGAAGACGGGTACCTGCATACGCCAGTACTCATTGAGGAGCGCTGGGGCACACTAGGTGATGAGTATCTCCAGAAGCAGTTGGGATTCGAAAAATACAATATGGGCCACCTGATGACAGCTGCCTGTGTACACTACCGCGCCACAGGCAAGGATAACTTCCTGCAAGTGGCAATGGGGGTAGCAGATTTCCTTTATGATTTTTATAAAGAAGCTTCCCCAGAACTCGCCCGAAACGCCATTTGCCCCAGTCACTATATGGGGGTGGTAGAAATGTACCGAACCACTGATGATGAACGCTATTTGGAGCTAGCAAAGAACCTGATAGACATTCGTGGCAAAACCAGTGATGGAACTGACGACAACCAAGACCGGGTACCATTCAGAGAGCAGACAGAAGCCATGGGACATGCCGTGCGCGCCAACTACCTGTATGCAGGAGTGGCAGATCTATATGCCGAAACGGGCGAGGAAAAGCTACTTGAAAACCTGGAATCCATTTGGGAAGATGTGGTCCATCGAAAGATGTATGTGACAGGAGGCTGTGGAGCCCTTTATGACGGGGTGAGCCCCAATGGTACTTCCTATAACCCAACGGAAGTGCAGAAAATCCATCAGGCCTACGGCAAGCCTTACGAGCTGCCAAACGCCGCTGCCCATAACGAGACCTGCGCCAATATCGGCAATGTGCTCTGGAACTGGCGTATGCTGCAGCTGACTGGTGAGGCGAAATATATGGACGTGATCGAGCTTAACCTGTACAATAGTATCCTTTCAGGAATCAGCTTGCAGGGAACGGAGTTTTTCTATACCAATCCGCTCAGCGCCAAAAAGGATTTGCCTTATCACCTGAGGTGGCCAAATACCCGAGAAGGCTATATAGCATTGTCCAACTGCTGCCCGCCCAATGTCGCCAGGACCTTGGCAGAAGTGGCCAATTATGCCTACAATACCTCTGAAGAAGGACTGTTTGTCAATTTATATGGCAGTAATGAACTGAACACAACATTGCCCAATGGCCAAGAATTGGTAGTCAATCAATCCACTTCCTATCCATGGGACGGGGCCATTTCGCTGGATTTTGAGAAGGTGCCTACTGATGATTTTTCAGTTTTTATGAGAATCCCTGGCTGGTGTAACCAAGCATCGCTGGTCGTGAACGGAGAGAAACAGCACACCGAGCTGGCCGCTGGTCAATATGCCGCAATCACCCGAAAATGGAAAAAAGGAGACCAGGTAACACTCACCTTGGAGATGCCCGTACAATACCTTGAGGCTAACCCACTGGTGGAAGAAGCCCGTGGTCAAGTGGCTGTCAAAAGAGGCCCAGTGGTATACTGTGTCGAATCCATGGACCTGCCAGAGGGCCGTTCAGTAGATGATGTGGTGATTTCCCTCTCCGAGCAGCTCTCTCCCGAAAAATTCACCATTGGCAACAGCGAATTGGTCAGCCTTTCCGGCCAGGTTTACTATCAGTCGGAAGACGATTGGCAAAACCAGCTATACCGGGAAGTTTCAGCAAGTGCCTATGAAAAAGGAAACATTCGCCTGATACCCTACTACAGCTGGGCAAACCGTGGCGATGGTGAAATGATGGTATGGTTGCCGTATGAAAGGAAGTAG
- a CDS encoding metallophosphoesterase family protein — protein MLKLLHSADWHLGKRLQEYSRLPEQQLVLEEMISIADREEVDLVLLAGDIFDSFNPSHEAVELLYKSLRRLSKDGKRPIIAISGNHDSTQFISAPDPLARELGILFYSRYDQEIATGTLDSGLQITRSAPGFVELKLPQYNFPVRIILAPYANEVLLKTYLGEEDKEAALREVLGKKWQNLADNYCDDTGVNLFMGHFFFMKEGKKPEAEPESERPILHVGGTQALYTHLIPDSIQYAALGHLHRYHAVDSSPCPVVYSSSPLAYSFSEAGQEKKVVLVEAEPNKPVQYQPIALKEGRPLYQKAFSNLADTLAWLETNPYCFVEIIYETETSIDAETRKTIMKAHDGIVNLIPRLTGDLSLQNTGLQAEDLGKDMGMLFSRFYQSAKGVEPNEEINALFNEIISQNEPL, from the coding sequence ATGTTAAAACTCTTACATTCAGCTGATTGGCATTTAGGAAAGCGCCTTCAGGAATATTCCAGATTGCCAGAACAACAGCTGGTATTAGAGGAGATGATCTCCATTGCTGATCGTGAGGAAGTCGATTTGGTATTGCTGGCAGGAGACATTTTTGACAGCTTTAACCCTAGCCACGAGGCGGTGGAGTTGCTGTACAAATCCCTTCGCAGGCTCTCCAAGGACGGCAAAAGGCCCATTATTGCCATTTCCGGCAACCATGACAGCACGCAGTTCATCAGTGCGCCGGATCCGCTGGCAAGGGAACTGGGCATTCTTTTTTACAGTAGATACGATCAGGAAATCGCCACCGGGACACTGGACAGCGGTCTTCAGATCACACGGTCTGCTCCGGGGTTTGTGGAATTGAAATTGCCACAATACAACTTTCCTGTTCGCATCATCCTAGCACCCTATGCCAATGAGGTCCTTTTAAAAACCTACCTTGGAGAAGAGGACAAAGAGGCTGCTTTACGGGAGGTTTTGGGCAAAAAGTGGCAAAATCTCGCAGACAATTACTGTGATGATACTGGTGTAAACCTTTTTATGGGGCATTTCTTCTTCATGAAAGAAGGTAAAAAACCAGAAGCAGAACCCGAAAGTGAACGCCCTATTCTCCATGTTGGCGGCACCCAGGCACTTTACACCCATTTGATACCGGACAGCATCCAGTACGCCGCCCTCGGCCACCTCCATCGCTACCATGCCGTGGACAGCAGCCCCTGTCCTGTCGTTTACAGCAGTTCGCCTCTGGCATACAGTTTTAGCGAAGCTGGTCAAGAAAAAAAGGTCGTGTTGGTAGAAGCCGAACCCAACAAACCTGTCCAATACCAGCCTATCGCCCTGAAGGAAGGGCGGCCGCTGTATCAAAAGGCATTTTCCAATTTGGCAGACACACTTGCTTGGCTGGAAACCAACCCTTACTGCTTTGTAGAAATCATCTATGAGACCGAAACGTCCATCGATGCAGAAACGCGCAAAACCATCATGAAAGCCCACGACGGCATTGTGAACCTCATCCCGCGGCTCACCGGGGACCTCTCCTTGCAAAACACTGGTCTGCAGGCCGAAGACTTGGGAAAGGACATGGGAATGCTCTTCTCCCGCTTTTACCAAAGCGCCAAAGGCGTGGAGCCTAATGAGGAAATCAACGCACTTTTTAATGAAATCATCAGTCAAAACGAACCATTATGA